Proteins from a single region of Paraburkholderia sp. PGU19:
- a CDS encoding cytochrome P460 family protein: protein MRLARTAYVVLGTALLVGAVSADQAVAESARPAAATKAASPIYGVTIPDGYRKWQMIAPAEEAAPLDELRVVLGNPAAIKAIESSTLPYPDGTILVKLAYKCKQSPDFESATVPGQATTVQVMVKDSRRYASTGGWGFGRFINGQPADLAQHQTCFACHAARVKDRDYVFTRYAP from the coding sequence ATGCGACTCGCGCGGACCGCGTATGTCGTCCTCGGCACGGCGCTGCTGGTCGGCGCCGTGTCGGCGGATCAGGCAGTTGCCGAATCCGCCAGGCCTGCCGCTGCAACGAAAGCGGCATCGCCAATTTACGGTGTCACCATCCCTGACGGATACCGCAAGTGGCAGATGATCGCACCCGCCGAGGAAGCCGCGCCGCTCGACGAGCTGCGCGTCGTGCTGGGCAATCCCGCCGCGATCAAGGCGATCGAAAGCTCGACGCTGCCGTATCCGGACGGCACGATACTCGTGAAGCTCGCTTATAAGTGCAAGCAGTCACCCGATTTCGAATCCGCGACCGTGCCGGGGCAGGCGACCACGGTGCAGGTGATGGTGAAGGACTCGCGACGCTATGCATCGACGGGCGGTTGGGGGTTCGGGCGCTTCATCAACGGGCAGCCCGCCGACCTTGCGCAGCATCAGACGTGTTTCGCCTGCCACGCGGCACGAGTGAAGGACCGCGACTACGTCTTCACGCGGTACGCGCCGTAA
- a CDS encoding alpha/beta hydrolase, translating into MSDQINTRRRRLLGTTIAGISLMELGLSGLANAQTSVKTGGRAASFDTIKQINAGTLNIGYAEAGPQNGPVAILLHGWPYDIYSFAEVTPLLVAAGYRVIVPYLRGYGSTRFLSADTPRNGQQSVIAVDIIALMDALKIDKAVLGGFDWGARTVDIIAALWPERVKALVSVSGYLIGSQQANRAPLPPKAEFAWWYQFYFATERGYAGYDANRHDFNKLIWQLASPKWNFDDATFDRTAESFANPDHVAIVIDNYRWRLGLSRGEAKYDELEKRLAAAPTISVPTITMEGDSNGAPHPDPSAYAKKFTGKYAHRNIGGGVGHNLPQEAPKAFADAIIDVARF; encoded by the coding sequence ATGTCGGATCAGATCAACACTCGGCGCCGTCGTCTTCTCGGGACGACCATTGCAGGTATCAGCCTGATGGAACTGGGCCTGAGCGGGCTCGCCAATGCGCAGACCAGCGTCAAGACGGGCGGACGTGCCGCTTCGTTCGATACGATCAAACAGATCAATGCGGGCACGCTGAACATCGGCTACGCGGAAGCGGGCCCGCAGAACGGCCCGGTTGCGATTCTGCTGCACGGCTGGCCGTACGACATCTACAGCTTTGCCGAAGTCACGCCGCTGCTGGTCGCCGCCGGTTACCGGGTGATCGTGCCGTATCTGCGCGGCTACGGCAGCACGCGCTTCCTGTCTGCGGATACGCCGCGCAACGGCCAGCAATCCGTGATCGCCGTCGACATCATCGCGCTGATGGACGCTCTGAAGATCGACAAGGCCGTGCTGGGCGGGTTCGACTGGGGTGCGCGCACGGTGGACATCATCGCGGCGCTGTGGCCAGAGCGTGTCAAGGCGCTGGTGTCGGTGAGCGGTTATCTGATCGGCAGCCAGCAGGCGAACCGCGCGCCGCTGCCGCCGAAAGCGGAGTTCGCGTGGTGGTATCAGTTCTACTTCGCGACGGAGCGTGGTTATGCGGGCTACGACGCGAATCGCCACGACTTCAACAAGCTGATCTGGCAACTTGCCTCGCCGAAGTGGAATTTCGACGACGCGACGTTCGATCGCACGGCCGAGTCGTTCGCTAACCCGGACCACGTTGCCATCGTGATCGACAACTATCGCTGGCGTCTCGGTCTGTCGCGCGGCGAGGCGAAATACGACGAACTGGAAAAGCGCCTCGCGGCAGCGCCGACCATTTCCGTGCCGACCATCACGATGGAAGGCGACTCGAACGGCGCGCCGCATCCGGACCCTTCCGCCTACGCGAAGAAGTTCACTGGCAAGTACGCGCACCGGAACATCGGCGGTGGCGTCGGGCACAACCTGCCGCAGGAAGCGCCGAAGGCATTCGCCGACGCAATCATCGACGTAGCGCGTTTCTGA
- a CDS encoding DUF3331 domain-containing protein: MNALSEENIVVRTLLNVLDPSTEQRDACAVNRYAALKKLRVSIPSPVVENLYDAPSRPAHIVVEERLSSCTISVSWSDPRSGRYNAQIWRSGLARDAAVCALTGRAISRGDEVFRPRAHDFHVPSNRHQMILAATLDPHAEQSVA; encoded by the coding sequence ATGAATGCGCTATCCGAAGAGAACATCGTGGTCCGCACGTTGCTGAATGTGCTGGACCCATCCACAGAACAGCGCGACGCGTGCGCAGTCAACCGTTACGCGGCACTGAAGAAGCTGCGCGTCAGCATCCCGTCGCCCGTCGTTGAGAACCTGTACGACGCGCCGTCCCGGCCCGCGCATATCGTCGTCGAGGAGCGGCTGTCGTCGTGCACGATCAGCGTCTCATGGAGTGATCCCCGCTCGGGGCGATACAACGCGCAGATATGGCGCAGCGGACTCGCGCGCGATGCAGCCGTGTGCGCGCTGACGGGCCGCGCGATCAGTCGCGGCGACGAGGTGTTTCGTCCGCGCGCGCATGACTTTCATGTGCCGTCCAACCGGCATCAGATGATCCTCGCCGCGACGCTCGATCCGCACGCGGAACAGTCTGTCGCATGA
- a CDS encoding AraC family transcriptional regulator produces the protein MPVRLDSWDVFMHFDTHEITFDTGLSAGERWSHIMLNSHGLKCAFDPRQSIDSTVKSWRLGEVGVSLADLATQTLSPVGEELPSWQGGWLFVKLVTEGHVHVQSRGLVDRFDAGSMFIIDPVYPFVEVFPERARMTVLRVPKARLRERGVHRSSAGPLVGDALSPDVRATCDLIQCIARQSTAPSVIAQNMMGEQLLELIEFAMIDPGARSKRRCPEALIHQAKRYIESHLGEAGLDVASIASGVHVSSQHLQRLFRVKGMSPMRYLWQARLERAALLLRTRGVHDSSIQEIAWQCGFTTAAHFSRLFKRQYGVSPSDFRFTGNQL, from the coding sequence ATGCCCGTCCGTCTTGATTCATGGGACGTTTTCATGCACTTCGACACGCACGAGATCACTTTCGACACCGGTCTGAGCGCGGGCGAGCGATGGTCGCACATCATGTTGAACAGCCACGGATTGAAATGCGCCTTCGATCCGCGGCAGTCGATCGACTCGACCGTCAAGAGCTGGCGCCTGGGCGAAGTCGGCGTCTCGCTTGCCGACCTCGCAACGCAGACGCTGTCGCCCGTCGGCGAGGAATTGCCGTCGTGGCAAGGCGGCTGGCTGTTCGTCAAGCTCGTGACGGAGGGCCATGTGCATGTGCAATCGCGCGGCCTGGTCGATCGTTTCGACGCGGGCAGCATGTTCATCATCGACCCCGTCTATCCGTTTGTCGAAGTGTTCCCTGAACGCGCACGGATGACGGTGCTGCGCGTACCGAAAGCGCGTTTGCGCGAACGCGGCGTGCATCGGTCGAGCGCGGGGCCGCTGGTCGGCGATGCATTGTCGCCCGATGTTCGCGCGACCTGCGATCTCATCCAGTGCATCGCGCGGCAATCCACCGCGCCGAGCGTCATTGCACAGAACATGATGGGTGAACAACTGCTCGAACTCATCGAGTTCGCGATGATCGATCCCGGCGCGCGGTCGAAGCGGCGATGCCCCGAAGCGTTGATCCATCAGGCGAAGCGCTACATTGAAAGTCATCTTGGCGAGGCAGGGCTGGATGTCGCTTCGATTGCGTCCGGCGTGCATGTTTCGTCACAACACTTGCAGCGGCTGTTCCGTGTAAAGGGCATGTCGCCGATGCGGTATCTGTGGCAGGCGCGGCTCGAGCGCGCGGCGCTGTTGCTGCGAACGCGCGGTGTGCACGACAGTTCGATTCAGGAAATTGCATGGCAGTGCGGATTCACCACGGCAGCGCATTTCAGCCGCCTGTTCAAGCGGCAATACGGCGTGTCGCCATCGGATTTCCGCTTTACGGGTAATCAGTTGTAG
- a CDS encoding aldehyde dehydrogenase, with translation MTEYSTALSSNVRSRFFIDGEWVLSHADARHVLISPATEEPFMSVPLADSVDVERAIAAARRAFDKGPWPTLSGAERSIYLKRLTEEIRQRLPLLAQLWTDQVGAPITFASGLLPTGITRFEFFASLAETFEFEDSRPTRRGHARVRREPVGVAALVAPWNATFPIVSHKIAAALAAGCTVVVKSPPESPLDALIIAECAAAAGLPPGVLNVITAGRDEGAQLVQSRDVDKISFTGSVATGQWIARAAVDRLARVTLELGGKSAAILLDDVDLPSALAALTPFTMPFSGQICFAQTRILAPRAQHDEVVSAYAEIISKLKLGDPRETDTRIGPVLNAVQRDRVRGYIERGIEEGAQRVLGGTGNGGFEKGYFVEPTVFARVTPDMTIAQQEIFGPVVSILPYDDIDDAVRIANDTPYGLSGSVYSSDVERAYALACRIRAGHIGINGIELAANVPFGGYKLSGVGREGGREGLEAYLETKAVFMPTAAG, from the coding sequence ATGACCGAGTACTCCACAGCACTTTCGTCGAATGTCCGCAGTCGCTTTTTCATCGATGGCGAATGGGTGCTGAGCCACGCCGACGCGCGCCATGTGCTGATTTCTCCTGCGACGGAAGAGCCATTCATGTCGGTTCCCCTTGCGGATTCCGTGGACGTCGAGCGTGCGATCGCGGCGGCGCGCAGGGCGTTCGACAAGGGTCCGTGGCCGACGCTATCGGGCGCTGAGCGAAGCATCTATCTGAAGCGGCTGACGGAAGAAATCCGCCAGCGCTTGCCCTTGCTCGCGCAACTGTGGACCGATCAGGTCGGCGCGCCAATTACATTCGCGAGCGGCCTGCTTCCCACGGGCATCACGCGCTTCGAGTTCTTTGCGTCGCTCGCAGAGACGTTCGAGTTCGAGGACTCACGACCGACGCGGCGCGGGCATGCGCGCGTTCGCCGCGAACCCGTCGGCGTGGCCGCGTTGGTTGCGCCGTGGAATGCAACCTTCCCGATCGTGTCGCACAAGATCGCGGCGGCGCTGGCTGCGGGTTGCACGGTTGTCGTCAAGTCGCCGCCGGAGAGTCCGCTCGATGCGCTGATCATCGCGGAATGCGCGGCGGCTGCGGGCCTCCCGCCGGGCGTGCTGAATGTCATCACGGCGGGCCGCGACGAGGGCGCGCAACTGGTGCAGTCACGCGATGTCGACAAGATCAGCTTTACGGGCAGCGTCGCAACGGGGCAGTGGATCGCACGCGCGGCGGTGGACCGGCTGGCGCGCGTGACGCTGGAACTCGGCGGGAAATCAGCGGCGATTCTGCTCGACGACGTCGATCTGCCTTCGGCACTGGCAGCGCTGACGCCGTTCACGATGCCGTTTTCCGGCCAGATCTGCTTCGCACAGACGCGCATACTTGCGCCCAGGGCACAGCATGACGAGGTCGTCAGCGCGTACGCTGAGATCATTTCGAAGCTGAAGCTCGGCGACCCGCGCGAGACCGATACGCGGATCGGGCCGGTATTGAACGCCGTGCAGCGCGATCGCGTGCGCGGCTATATTGAGCGAGGCATCGAGGAAGGCGCGCAACGGGTGTTGGGCGGAACGGGCAATGGCGGCTTCGAGAAAGGCTATTTCGTCGAGCCTACGGTATTCGCTCGCGTCACGCCGGACATGACGATTGCGCAGCAGGAGATCTTCGGCCCCGTCGTGTCGATTCTTCCTTATGACGACATCGACGACGCCGTGCGTATCGCGAACGACACGCCGTATGGCCTGAGCGGCTCAGTTTATAGCAGCGACGTGGAGCGGGCTTACGCACTCGCGTGCCGCATCCGGGCAGGCCATATTGGCATCAACGGCATCGAACTGGCGGCGAATGTGCCGTTCGGTGGTTACAAGTTGTCAGGAGTGGGCCGCGAAGGCGGCCGCGAGGGACTGGAGGCGTACCTCGAAACCAAGGCAGTGTTCATGCCGACGGCGGCTGGATGA
- a CDS encoding amidase family protein → MSELWRLSAAELARRVRSREVSAREAAQSALARLDAVNPIINAVVAHKPEWVLRQADEIDQAIARGEDPGPLAGVPVTVKINVDQAGFATTNGTRLQENLIAETSSPAVDNLSKAGAVLLGRTNSPTFALRWFTSNQVHGRTLNPRDAKLTPGGSSGGAAAAVTAGIGQLALGTDIGGSVRYPAYACGVHGLRPSFGRVPAFNASSPERAIGAQLMSAAGPIGRTIEDLRLGLLALAAPDLRDPWYVPLPLEGRAVPLRAALCLRPGGLQIAKEVEDALLDSARRLVDAGWTVEEIDDVPSIREAGQLQERLWLGDGFDALADSVARDGDPGAAAVVAAARLKVQGLPADVISRSLVRRSTLVRQWRLFLDQYGVVLMPVSGELPFPDDLDQRGPEGFDRVWEAQLTMRALPAMGLPGLAVTTQLVDGVPVGVQIVAAHYREDLCLLAGEAIEARGVPPSPIDPVV, encoded by the coding sequence ATGAGTGAACTATGGCGCTTGTCGGCGGCTGAACTCGCGAGGCGTGTTCGCAGCCGTGAGGTATCCGCGCGCGAGGCGGCGCAATCCGCGCTGGCGCGTCTCGATGCAGTGAACCCCATCATCAACGCCGTCGTTGCGCACAAGCCCGAATGGGTGCTGCGCCAGGCGGACGAGATCGACCAGGCGATCGCGCGCGGCGAAGATCCGGGGCCGCTCGCAGGCGTGCCCGTCACTGTGAAGATCAACGTCGATCAGGCTGGCTTTGCGACCACGAACGGCACGCGTCTGCAGGAAAACCTGATTGCCGAAACGAGCAGTCCCGCCGTGGACAATCTGTCGAAGGCAGGCGCGGTGCTGCTTGGTCGCACCAATTCGCCGACCTTCGCGCTGCGCTGGTTCACGTCGAACCAGGTGCATGGGCGCACGTTGAATCCGCGCGATGCAAAGCTCACGCCGGGTGGCTCATCGGGCGGCGCGGCTGCGGCTGTCACGGCAGGGATCGGGCAACTCGCGCTCGGCACCGATATTGGCGGCTCGGTCCGCTATCCCGCCTATGCGTGCGGCGTGCACGGACTCAGGCCGAGCTTTGGGCGTGTGCCGGCGTTCAACGCGTCGTCGCCGGAACGCGCGATCGGCGCGCAACTGATGTCGGCAGCGGGACCGATTGGACGCACGATCGAAGATCTTCGTCTCGGCCTGCTCGCGCTTGCCGCGCCGGATCTTCGCGATCCCTGGTATGTGCCGCTGCCGCTGGAAGGGCGCGCCGTGCCGCTGCGTGCGGCGCTGTGCCTGCGCCCTGGCGGTTTGCAGATCGCGAAGGAAGTCGAGGATGCGTTGCTCGATTCGGCGCGCCGGCTCGTCGATGCAGGCTGGACCGTCGAGGAAATCGACGACGTGCCGTCGATCCGTGAAGCCGGGCAATTGCAGGAGCGCTTATGGCTGGGTGACGGCTTCGACGCGCTGGCCGATTCCGTCGCGCGTGACGGCGATCCGGGCGCGGCTGCTGTGGTCGCGGCGGCGCGTCTGAAAGTGCAGGGCCTGCCTGCCGATGTGATCAGCCGTTCGCTGGTGCGGCGCTCGACGCTGGTTCGTCAGTGGCGCCTGTTCCTCGATCAGTATGGGGTGGTGCTGATGCCCGTCTCAGGCGAACTGCCGTTTCCCGACGATCTCGATCAGCGTGGCCCCGAAGGTTTCGATCGGGTATGGGAAGCGCAGCTCACGATGCGCGCGCTGCCCGCGATGGGCCTGCCGGGGCTGGCTGTCACGACGCAACTGGTCGACGGCGTGCCCGTCGGCGTGCAGATCGTCGCGGCGCATTATCGCGAGGACTTGTGTCTGCTGGCGGGCGAAGCGATCGAAGCGCGCGGCGTGCCGCCTTCGCCGATCGACCCTGTTGTTTGA
- a CDS encoding universal stress protein produces the protein MSSFSRMLLVYDGTLEAQAALKRCSQLSLALSAHVDVVSVVDSITANATCAGLLSDLACSSMEAHAQHALDVAVTHLMNLGVTAHGFIKFGRTIDVVPLHVAAFHADIVVIGHRARSGFARWWGERPVHLDLAERLRGAAIVAVTAPLS, from the coding sequence ATGTCATCCTTTTCAAGAATGCTGCTCGTCTACGACGGAACGCTCGAAGCGCAAGCCGCGCTGAAACGCTGCTCGCAATTGTCGCTGGCGTTGTCCGCACACGTCGATGTCGTTTCCGTCGTCGATTCGATCACCGCCAATGCGACTTGTGCAGGCTTGCTGTCGGATCTCGCGTGCAGCAGTATGGAAGCCCACGCGCAACACGCGCTCGACGTTGCCGTCACGCATCTCATGAATCTCGGCGTCACCGCGCATGGCTTCATCAAGTTCGGACGCACTATCGACGTGGTTCCGCTGCATGTCGCAGCATTCCATGCCGATATCGTGGTGATCGGCCATCGCGCGCGATCGGGGTTCGCGCGCTGGTGGGGCGAGCGCCCGGTTCATCTCGATCTGGCCGAACGGCTGCGGGGCGCCGCAATCGTGGCCGTCACCGCGCCCCTTTCGTGA
- a CDS encoding BON domain-containing protein encodes MNLRQFVMGSGLAAVIAFSCTPVFAADAAASATDATAAAPAATSKKSIRVANRAFSKTVQKTLLKTKGLEDTSITAFGNAKTGQVTLAGQIVSEDQDRLAVETAKQVHGVTAVVSKLTLRQQGGG; translated from the coding sequence ATGAACCTCCGCCAATTCGTGATGGGCAGCGGCCTCGCCGCCGTTATCGCATTCTCTTGCACGCCCGTGTTCGCTGCGGACGCGGCAGCATCGGCAACGGACGCAACGGCGGCCGCTCCCGCTGCTACGTCGAAGAAGTCGATTCGCGTTGCGAATCGCGCGTTCTCGAAGACCGTTCAAAAGACGCTGTTGAAGACGAAGGGCCTGGAAGATACGTCGATCACGGCATTCGGCAATGCGAAGACGGGTCAGGTGACCTTGGCCGGCCAGATTGTGAGCGAAGACCAGGACCGCCTCGCCGTCGAAACGGCAAAGCAGGTGCATGGCGTCACGGCCGTCGTCAGCAAGCTGACGCTGCGCCAGCAAGGCGGCGGTTGA
- a CDS encoding cupin domain-containing protein produces MNKAFFAALALSSAIASAGLHAETIKPVKVSKAELAGAVFNRNDAVKKDESGNRSTDVVTFTSPDNAYQTGVYKSGPLHEDIKGPQGLPYTEFLYFLSGNVKLTSSDGSVMVVNTGEAVTLPKGWTGQFDTQGYTKLYVTYDADEAKK; encoded by the coding sequence GTGAACAAGGCATTTTTCGCAGCATTGGCATTGAGCAGTGCCATCGCGTCAGCGGGTTTGCACGCGGAAACCATCAAGCCCGTCAAGGTTTCGAAGGCCGAACTCGCGGGCGCGGTATTCAACCGTAACGACGCGGTCAAGAAAGACGAAAGCGGAAATCGAAGTACTGACGTGGTCACCTTCACTTCGCCGGACAACGCCTATCAGACGGGCGTGTACAAATCGGGTCCGTTGCACGAGGACATCAAAGGTCCGCAAGGTCTGCCTTATACGGAGTTCCTCTATTTTCTTTCGGGCAATGTGAAGCTGACGTCATCGGACGGTTCGGTGATGGTCGTGAATACGGGCGAAGCCGTCACGCTGCCGAAAGGCTGGACGGGGCAGTTCGACACGCAGGGCTACACCAAGCTCTACGTCACCTACGATGCGGACGAAGCGAAGAAGTAG
- the ilvD gene encoding dihydroxy-acid dehydratase, translating into MPAYRSKTSTAGRNMAGARSLWRATGMKDEDFSKPIIAVVNSFTQFVPGHVHLKDLGQLVAREIEAAGGVAKEFNTIAVDDGIAMGHDGMLYSLPSRDIIADSVEYMVNAHCADAMVCISNCDKITPGMLMAAMRLNIPVIFVSGGPMEAGKTRLANPKTGTIEFKKLDLVDAMVIAADQSYSDADVAEVERSACPTCGSCSGMFTANSMNCLTEALGLSLPGNGTVVATHADREQLFKRAGRRVVELARQYYENEDERVLPRSVGFKAFENAMTLDIAMGGSTNTILHLLAIAREAEIDFSMTDIDRLSRIVPQLCKVAPNTNKYHIEDVHRAGGIMAILGELDRAGKLHTDVPTVHAPTLKDALAQWDIALTDDEAVKTFYMAGPAGVPTQIAFSQNTRWPSLDLDRAEGCIRSYEHAFSKEGGLAVLTGNIALDGCVVKTAGVDESILVFEGSAHVTESQDEAVENILNDKVKAGDIVIVRYEGPKGGPGMQEMLYPTSYIKSKGLGKACALLTDGRFSGGTSGLSIGHCSPEAAAGGAIGLVRDGDRIRIDIPNRTIDVLLSDEELARRREEQNAKGWKPAKPRPRKVSAALKAYAKLVMSADKGAVRDLSLLED; encoded by the coding sequence ATGCCCGCATACCGTTCCAAAACCTCCACCGCCGGCCGCAACATGGCTGGGGCGCGCTCGCTGTGGCGCGCCACCGGCATGAAAGACGAAGACTTCTCCAAGCCGATCATCGCGGTGGTCAATTCGTTCACCCAGTTCGTGCCCGGACACGTGCACCTGAAAGACCTGGGCCAACTCGTCGCACGTGAAATCGAAGCGGCAGGTGGTGTAGCCAAGGAATTCAACACCATCGCCGTCGACGACGGCATCGCGATGGGCCACGACGGCATGCTGTATTCGCTGCCGAGCCGCGACATCATCGCGGACTCCGTCGAATACATGGTCAATGCGCACTGCGCCGACGCGATGGTGTGCATCTCCAACTGCGACAAGATCACCCCGGGCATGCTGATGGCCGCGATGCGCCTCAACATTCCCGTGATCTTCGTGTCCGGCGGCCCGATGGAAGCGGGCAAGACGCGCCTCGCGAATCCGAAGACGGGCACGATCGAGTTCAAGAAGCTCGACCTCGTGGACGCGATGGTGATCGCAGCCGACCAGTCGTACTCCGATGCCGACGTCGCCGAAGTGGAGCGCTCCGCCTGCCCGACCTGCGGTTCGTGCTCGGGCATGTTCACGGCCAACTCGATGAACTGCCTGACGGAAGCGCTGGGTCTTTCGCTGCCCGGCAACGGCACGGTGGTCGCGACGCACGCGGACCGTGAGCAACTGTTCAAGCGCGCGGGGCGCCGTGTCGTCGAACTGGCGCGCCAGTACTACGAGAACGAAGACGAGCGCGTGCTGCCGCGTTCGGTCGGCTTCAAGGCGTTCGAAAACGCGATGACGCTCGATATCGCGATGGGCGGCTCGACCAACACGATCCTGCATTTGCTTGCTATCGCGCGCGAGGCGGAAATCGACTTCTCGATGACGGACATCGACCGTCTGTCGCGCATCGTGCCGCAGCTGTGCAAGGTCGCGCCCAACACGAACAAGTACCACATCGAAGACGTGCATCGCGCGGGCGGCATCATGGCCATCCTCGGCGAACTGGACCGCGCGGGCAAGCTGCACACGGACGTGCCGACCGTGCATGCGCCGACGCTCAAGGACGCACTTGCGCAGTGGGACATTGCGCTGACGGACGACGAAGCCGTCAAGACGTTCTATATGGCGGGCCCGGCCGGTGTTCCGACCCAGATCGCGTTCAGCCAGAACACGCGCTGGCCGAGCCTGGACCTGGACCGTGCGGAAGGCTGCATTCGCTCGTATGAGCACGCGTTCTCGAAGGAAGGCGGGCTTGCGGTGCTGACAGGCAACATCGCGCTCGATGGTTGCGTGGTGAAGACGGCGGGTGTCGACGAAAGCATTCTGGTGTTCGAAGGCTCGGCGCACGTGACGGAGTCGCAGGATGAAGCGGTGGAGAACATCCTCAACGACAAGGTCAAGGCGGGCGATATCGTGATCGTGCGTTATGAAGGGCCCAAGGGTGGTCCCGGCATGCAGGAGATGCTGTACCCGACGAGTTATATCAAGTCGAAGGGGCTCGGCAAGGCGTGCGCGCTGCTGACGGATGGGCGCTTTTCGGGCGGTACGTCTGGGCTGTCGATCGGCCATTGCTCGCCGGAAGCGGCGGCGGGCGGTGCGATTGGCCTCGTGCGTGATGGCGATCGCATTCGCATCGATATTCCGAACCGTACGATCGATGTGCTGTTGTCGGACGAAGAACTCGCGCGTCGCCGTGAAGAGCAGAATGCCAAGGGCTGGAAGCCCGCCAAGCCGCGTCCGCGGAAGGTGTCAGCTGCGCTGAAGGCCTATGCGAAACTCGTGATGTCGGCGGATAAGGGCGCGGTGCGGGATTTGTCGTTGCTGGAGGATTGA
- a CDS encoding sigma factor — MLPRLWSFALRLTENEYEAEELVHQACARGLEDSHKLPRDTSPIDWMFSIIYSIWRADPMGHARRHSTAKKSSLCSPHLFQKNVRGIDPPG; from the coding sequence ATGCTTCCCCGGCTCTGGTCTTTCGCGCTACGGCTGACAGAGAACGAATATGAAGCGGAAGAACTGGTTCATCAGGCCTGTGCGCGCGGGCTTGAAGACTCACACAAGCTGCCTCGCGATACATCGCCGATCGACTGGATGTTCTCGATCATCTATTCGATCTGGCGCGCCGATCCGATGGGCCACGCGCGGCGGCATTCTACTGCGAAGAAAAGTTCTCTTTGCTCACCACACCTTTTCCAGAAAAACGTTCGCGGAATAGATCCGCCTGGCTAA